Genomic DNA from Sphingobium sp. WTD-1:
TCACCTGGGCCGAGGCGACCGGCAGGGTGTAGTCGAGCGGCACGGCCGGGCAGGCGCCGGTCATGGTCAGCGGCAGGCGATCGCCGGGGCTGGTGGTGAAGCTGGCGCCGACGCGGGAGAGCGGTTCGGTGACGCGCGCCATCGGGCGCTTGCTGAGGGACGCGTCGCCCACGAAGGTGGCGGTGATGCCATGGCTGGCGACCAGGCCCATCAGCAGGCGGGTCGAGGTGCCGCTATTGCCCATGTCGAGCGCTTCCTGCGGCTGGAGCAGGCCGCCGACGCCGACGCCATGAATATGCCAGATGCCGTCATCGTTACGGCGGATGTCGGCGCCCATGGCGCGCATCGCGGCCGCGGTGGCCAGCACATCCTCGCCCTCCAGCAGGCCTTCGACCCGGCTTTCGCCCACGGCCAGGGCGGACAGCATCAGCGAACGGTGAGAAATGCTCTTGTCGCCCGGAACCGCGACGCTGCCGGACAGGGCAGGGGCGGCGGTGAAGGTCATCGGGCTGGGTTGGTCATTATGGCTGGTCACGGGGTATCCATCATCTTGGAACCGAAAAAATGCGCCCGGCTTTTGACAGCGCGGTTTCGCTATGGCAAGGCGCCCGACGTTTCGTGGCCGACTTCCGTCGTGCCGCGTGATTTCTGTTTGAGCATCGAAGAAGGAACAGGCCGGACATGGTGAAGGCTGAATGGGGCACGAAGCGGACCTGCCCGAAATGCGCGACTCGCTTCTACGACCTGGGCAAGGATGACCCGGTGACCTGCATCAACTGCGGCGCCGCCTGGGAGCCCGAACCGGTGCTGAAGTCGAAGCAGCCGCTGCCCTATGAAGAGGCCGCGCCCAAGAAGGTTGTCGAGACCGCTGATGGCGAGCTGGAGACGGCGGACGATGATCTGGACATCGATCTGGACGTCGATGACGACGGCGATTCGCCGGACAATGACGTCGATCTGGGCGGCGACGACGATCTGGGCGTCGATGCCGGCAATGATGACGGCGACGACGACAATTAAGTGAAAATTCTGCTTGCCAACAGGATCACCTGATCCTAGAGGCAGCGACCTCCGAGGCGCCGGACCCAACGGCGCCTCAAGATGGTACGGGGCCTTAGCTCAGCTGGGAGAGCGCCTGCATGGCATGCAGGAGGTCAGCGGTTCGATCCCGCTAGGCTCCACCAATTTTCGGAATACGAAAATGTCCGAGTGACATTTTCCCGAAAAATTCCCGAGCGCAAGCGCGGGAGGACATACGACCGACGGCTTGTGCCGGACATGGTCTGATCCATCGGGACGCGGTTTGCGCCGTATCAGGATGGGGCCTTAGCTCAGCTGGGAGAGCGCCTGCATGGCATGCAGGAGGTCAGCGGTTCGATCCCGCTAGGCTCCACCATTTTCTTCACATAGCATCGTGCAAGCGCATCCCATGGGATTGCGTTGATTGCCTTCGGGTTCGGGCTGGCTGCGGCGTCGGTTGGCGGTAAATTTCACTACGCTCGCAACGATGATGTCGAGCTTTGACGGGTTGCGACCATTTGCAGAAGGTCAGCCACGTGGTCATAAAGCCGTGATGCAGAAATACAGCCGTTATGTGACCTTGGTGTTGATCGCGCTGCTCCTTGCCGCTGGGTTGATAATAGCAAGGCTCTATCCACTGGCGAACGCTACTACCATCCAGCCGGGCGATGAGCCTCTCGTGAGCAACGCTATGCACGACGCGCAAAAGCTATTCCGCTCGGAAGCCATCAATAAGGCTTCCAGATTGGCCGTGGTCATCCGGATGTCTGATCGAACATGCGTTGAGTTACGTCCATATTCGAAGCTTCCCGCTGGCACCTACTTGGCTTGCTACGACAATCGCGATGGTCACTTGATCGAGGAAAAGGCAACGGGCGGTTATTGAACGTCCGAAAGCGACGAAAAATTGCGAAAACCGGACCGTCGCATAACCACCCCTCTTTGGTCATTCCTGCTTTTGCGAATGAGGACAGGGCGGGCGCCGTTCAGGCCAGCGTGACGAAGCTGTCCATCACCCGCTTGCGGCCGGCGGTTTCGAAGTCGATTTCCAGCTTGTTGCCCTCGATCGCGGCGATCGTGCCATAGCCGAATTTCTGGTGGAAGACGCGCTGGCCGACAGACACATCGTCGCGGCCCTTGTTGCCGAGCGATACGGCGGAGGTGCGGGCTTCGACGATTCGCACCGGCTCGCGGCTGAACTGACCGCTGGTCTGGGCGCGTTGCCAGCCCGGCCCCCGCGACGAGCCGCGCGCGACATTGGCGAAGGGATCGTCCCGTTCCGACCAATTGGCGCGCCAGAGCGAGGCGCCGCCGGACATGCTGCTTTCCTCATCCACATGTTCGGGCGGCAATTCGCCGACGAAGCGGGAGGGGATGCTACTGGTCCACTGGCCATAGATGCGGCGATTGGCGGCATGAAGGATGGTGCAGCGCTTGCGCGCGCGGGTGATCGCCACATAGGCGAGGCGCCGTTCCTCCTCCAGGCTGTTGAGCCCGCCTTCGTCGAGAGCCCGCTGCGAGGGGAAGATGCCTTCCTCCCAGCCGGCGAGGAAGACATTGTCGAACTCCAGGCCCTTGGCGGCGTGGATGGTCATGATGGTGAGCTTCTGCTCATCCTGCTGCGCTTCATTGTCCATGACCAGGCTGACATGTTCGAGGAAGGCGCCCAGCGTCTCATATTCCTCCATCGCGCGGGTGAGTTCGCTCAGGTTTTCGAGCCGGCCGGCGCTTTCGGTGGTGCGTTCGGCCTGGAGCGTGGCGGTATAGCCGCTCTCGTCCAGTATCTGGCGCGCCAGTTCGGCATGGGGCAGTTGCGCGGCGCGATCGCGCCAGCGGGCGAGGTCACCGATGAAGGCGCCGAGCGAACGGCGCGCCTGCGGCGTCAGTTCGTCGGTGTCGAGGATGCGTGCAGCAGCAAGGGCGAGGGGAATGCCCTCCGCGCGCGCCAGCCGGTGCAGCTTCTCGACCGCCTTGTCGCCCAAACCGCGCTTGGGGACGTTGACGATCCGCTCGAAGGCCAGGTCGTCGGCCGGCTGGTTGACGAGGCGGAGATAGGCGAGTGCGTCGCGGATTTCGGCGCGCTCATAGAAGCGGAAGCCGCCGACGATGCGATAGGGCAGGCCGATCTGGATGAAACGGTCTTCGAATTCGCGGGTCTGGTGCTGGGCGCGGACGAGGATCGCCACCTCGTCCAGCGAGCAGCCGGCGCGGGCGATCGCCTCGATCTCGTCGCCGACGCGGCGGGCTTCCTCCGGCCCGTCCCACACGCCGAGCACGCGCACCTTTTCGCCAACGTCGATGTCGGTCCACAGCGTCTTGCCCAGGCGATTGCCATTTTCGGCGATCACCCCGGATGCGGCGCCCAGGATATGCGGGGTGGAGCGGTAATTCTGTTCCAGGCGGACGATGATTGCGCCAGGAAAATCCTTTTCGAACCGAAGGATATTGGCGACTTCTGCCCCACGCCATGAATAGATGGACTGGTCGTCGTCGCCGACGCAGCAGATATTCTTTCGGGTCTGGGCGAGCAGGCGGAGCCAGAGATACTGGCTGCTATTGGTGTCCTGATATTCGTCCACCATGATATATTTGAAGCGCTGCTGATATTGCTCCAGAACGTCGCGGTGACGCTTCAAGATGGTGAGAGAGTGTAGCAGCAAGTCACCGAAATCACAGGCATTCACTTCACGCAGGCGAGCCTGATAGGCGGCATAGAGCTTCTG
This window encodes:
- a CDS encoding UvrD-helicase domain-containing protein; the protein is MTVPAPSPNDPPYLKGLNEPQRQAVLTTEGPVLVLAGAGTGKTAALTARLAHLVATQRAWPSEILAVTFTNKAAREMRERVGRMIGPAVEGMPWLGTFHAIAAKMLRRHAELVGLQSNFTILDTDDQLRLMKQLIQAEGIDEKRWPARQLAGLIDQWKNKGLAPEEVGAGEAEGYAHGKGQKLYAAYQARLREVNACDFGDLLLHSLTILKRHRDVLEQYQQRFKYIMVDEYQDTNSSQYLWLRLLAQTRKNICCVGDDDQSIYSWRGAEVANILRFEKDFPGAIIVRLEQNYRSTPHILGAASGVIAENGNRLGKTLWTDIDVGEKVRVLGVWDGPEEARRVGDEIEAIARAGCSLDEVAILVRAQHQTREFEDRFIQIGLPYRIVGGFRFYERAEIRDALAYLRLVNQPADDLAFERIVNVPKRGLGDKAVEKLHRLARAEGIPLALAAARILDTDELTPQARRSLGAFIGDLARWRDRAAQLPHAELARQILDESGYTATLQAERTTESAGRLENLSELTRAMEEYETLGAFLEHVSLVMDNEAQQDEQKLTIMTIHAAKGLEFDNVFLAGWEEGIFPSQRALDEGGLNSLEEERRLAYVAITRARKRCTILHAANRRIYGQWTSSIPSRFVGELPPEHVDEESSMSGGASLWRANWSERDDPFANVARGSSRGPGWQRAQTSGQFSREPVRIVEARTSAVSLGNKGRDDVSVGQRVFHQKFGYGTIAAIEGNKLEIDFETAGRKRVMDSFVTLA
- a CDS encoding TIGR02300 family protein, with translation MVKAEWGTKRTCPKCATRFYDLGKDDPVTCINCGAAWEPEPVLKSKQPLPYEEAAPKKVVETADGELETADDDLDIDLDVDDDGDSPDNDVDLGGDDDLGVDAGNDDGDDDN